Part of the Asterias rubens chromosome 20, eAstRub1.3, whole genome shotgun sequence genome, TGGAAAGGGAAACGAAGCTTTGCCGGCAAGTTGAGTCTCAAAGCCGATAGCTATTTCATGTCCAGACCACGATGTTAACTCTTCAGAGGAtgttataaaagaaaaaacaacagcgCTACCTGATTTTGCCGTAATCCACGCAGGTATGCAAAGCGCTAAGGTGCAAACCCAAGTTTgatcatctgacgtcacacttcaaggctcgcGTGAATTTAAAGTCATGAGGCCCAGGGCAAAATTTCTAAAAGTCTTGTATTGCTTAGTAGAAACAGGTTATCGGCCCAAATTACATTCAGTTTgtattgttgtggctggtgcccgactaaatttttgcttagctttTCGCCAGTAAAGCGCAACATTAAAatacttttcagaaccagtgatttcattggatacaacgaTTTCATTGGATAGATGTACAGTGACGTAAACTTTCTgtgtctgtgttttgattggtccgaggtgacgtttggcagctgcacttgcaGTCGTCTGCATGTGAATCTAGGTGAAAAGTGAAGATGGACGGGGACTGACCTAcgctagaggccactctctgacGAGCCTCGACAaatcgaagtgtgacgtcagatgttgaGGCTACCAATGAGCTACCTTCTCATTAGCATAGATATAAATAGCTTTGTCACTGcattttatccaatgaaatgattattatatagaaaggtttgcggtaacaccatgtaatgactgctATCTCTAAcaagttggggtggttctgaaaagaaccgttggtttcaactcgacgtttcgatcagtatgctctgatcgtcttccaatgaaatcactgttcTGAAAAGCAGGTAGCCGTCTTTATCCTGCatcagataaagacaggggccagGGCCCTGCAGTCTACCAAGGAGCTTCCTCTGCATAGGTTGATCTTTAAccaagagggcgccctactgtaGTCACGTGTTTTTTTGATATTATAAATTACATGATTGTCATTGTGACCATACCTTCAAGGCTTGTTGTGAAAGGAATAAGAACTGTTAAAATTAGCATCAAGTCATGCCTATCTCTATGATCCGGATTTTGATACCGGTAACTCACACGATCTATCAGCTATCCATTTCATCCGCGTAAAAATCTTAAGGCCTAAAGGACAAAattaaactttgttttattttttttaacaacaccCGGTTTGATAAACCATATTAATTGCTTTTATAACTCGTTATCAGAGATATGGAACAAAATCATAATCCTATAGGCCTTTGCAACTGATGTTCTGCAAGTAGCTAGACCAGAATCTTCTTCGGAACCGTCAAAcagtttttcttcttccttttgtTGGTAAAAGTTATGACCTAATCCTAGCACTGAGAATATGAATCCTAGTCTACATCATGAGCTGTCAAGCGAAGTATTTACTCAGAGTTATTTCCAGACATTATCCACATACAACAATGAGTTTCTTTGCAAAATGGGGCTTTGTTTGACGTCACACGGTTGTTACCATCACGAGACCCGGATCTATATAGCACagtggttgtttgttttgtgcaaTCATTGCCAATAGGTCAAAATGGATGACCCcacactgaaagaaaaaaacctgcgTTTTTATACTTGTCGTTTTTCGTAAATTAACCAGTTCTGAAGAGTGAGTTTATATACGGCGAGCTCGGCTTGGTTGCCTGTAACGACAGAGTGGGGAGCAAAGGTCTTTTTACATGTTGGCTTTCAAATTAACGCATAGACGACATAGGCGTTTTGCGTAGTGTAATCACTATAGGAATACTGTGTTGAAAAGCGACGGTGGGTGTTCGCTAGGGAAACTGTGTGGTAGTCAACTGAATGATACACTTTGTGATAATCGTGATTCGAACCATATAGAGAGAACCCACGTACCCCCCTGTTTGATCCGGCAAGACCTGTGCTTAAAGGAGGATATCTTAAGGTAAGATGATATTGATTAGAGTTATCTAAATCATGGACGGAGGAATTATGGGATCAAATCAGCCACCAGCTTCCATAGCGTGACATATGCAGGTACTATACCCCCATGTAATGTAACGTCCTCAGCGCAACAAACGTCCGGCAATCAATACTGTAGGGACCAACTGTACGTTATTAACATAGTTAATAATGGATTCCATTTTATCTAATGGGATTCCATGTCTGTAGGGCACCATTATTGATACAGTCATGTATGGTGAAAGGCTGAAAGCAAAGCATAGCCTACtgctgttgtttgttgttgctgtttgtttgtgttgtttgttgtttgttgatgtATGTTTTAGATGATCTTCTGTCAAACTGAACTCACAAAGGGGGATATTACTAATTAGAAAAAACAACGTATAACCATGTCGTGTAATATTTTGTTACTGTGTCCTTTCTATTTTGCTCTTAAATCTGTCTAGTGTAGAATTGGGGTCTATAGTACAACTGTTACAGTAATTATTGTGTAACAGTTAATTTGTTACTGTGTCCTTTGTTATTTGGCTCTCAAATCTGTTTAGTAAGGACAGTAATATTATGAGGGTCTATAGTCCACAGCAGTGTTCTGTTactattttgtaatattttgttacTGCATGTGTCCTTTTTATTttgctctcaaatctgtcttgAATAGAGTATTTTGAGGGCCTATAGTACAACATAATTATTCTGTTACTATATAGGGGACTATATGTGTAATATTTTGTTACTGAATACtgggttatttttgttttgctctcaaatctgtctagtatagaatattttgagggcctgttgtctaaatattttgtttgtatattgtgtCATAATCTGTTTATACTGTGTCATTTTATTTGGCGCTCAAATCTGTCTATAGGATAGTATTTTAATAacttttcaatattattatttttttttgggggggggcttaCAAATTTGTAGTGGAAAGGGATAGATGGGTCTTATTAAATTTCTTAATGCGTTTTCTGTATCTTTTAACTATATTTTTACAAATCTCTGTTGTTTAAACTCAATTGAGcctttgactgtgttctttttaataacaataatgaaaaagCTCGTATTATTATGACTCATTCGTGTGATGTTGATATTCAATTCTTCAGGTTTTTCATTTGTATTGCAGATCCGTGccttttgacattttgtgttgGCAGACTCTAGAATCATGGGTGAGCCTCCACCCCCATACGAGCAGACAGCTCCTGCCTACCCGCCACCCCAACCCGGACACCAAGGAAGTTACCCGCCACCCCAACCCGGACACCAAGGCACCTACCCACCACCACAAGGTGCATACCCGGCCCCCCACCAGCAGCAACCAGGACCATACCCACCACCCGGAGCCCACCACCAGGGAGGCTATCCCAAGCCAGCCTTCCAACAACAGCCTGGGTATGGGTACCCTCAACAACAAGGTGGAGGGTACCCAGCGCAACATGGGTACCAACAACAGCCCCCTGCTCAGACCATCCTTGTCGTGGATAACTCAGCAGCGCAAAGACGGCAAGATAAACAAGACGCTGACGACGCATGTTGCATGATGGCGCTGTGTGCTATCTGCCTTTGCTGTCTTCTGAATAACTAAAAACACTGAAACAACATTTATTCCAGAAATGAATGTTAACGAAACGAAGTTGTGAtattagtttttggtttttaccctcacaccgatttgtgttagctctgtatactcagtactttcccgagtcctgtgaacaaatatcacaggcatgttacttgggtgggattcgaacccacgacccttgcaattctagagcagtgtcttaccaactagactaccgaggttgcccggtagctagagaggCAGTTCGAGTCCTATGTTGTGATACGTAATGGTGCCAGTCTGCTCAACAATCATTCATCACATTGTGAgtgtagtcttggcccaagacgacCAGTGACCGATATAGTGCCGAGCGAGCCGGTCAAGTTGGTTAAATCATAAGAGGGTGCGCTTTAGCGATATACAACTGAGCGTAAGTAGACTCCTATCGACTATGAATCAATCATTatcgtcttgggccaagactaattgTGACGGGACTCGATCGAGCGTTCTGAGTCAATCTTCAGacataaaatattcataaatactcagacaaaaaaatatttgatgtaCTTTGCAAAAATGCCAATTAAAAAGAAGATTTTGGTGTTATAAGATTACATAATTTCCCTGAAATAGGTGTTTTCTGCACGAGGTGGCAGAAGCGGAAAGGATGCTTCTTTAAATTGTAATTCTTCCTATTATGTATATTCAGATAATATCAAAGTGATTTTTAATCAGAGTACCATGGCCCTTTGTGAAACCATGGTGCTGGGCTTGGGCTTTGGGCTTAGGCTCTGTCGGTTATTTAGAAAACGTGCACTTTCCATAATCAGGCTGACGGTTTCCAAGCCGGAGCCCTAACCTAAAAGCCTGCGTGTTTTCGAAAACGGTCTATTCAGGCATGTGAAATTTCCTCTTTtaagctgatttcctctttatTGAGGATTTGATTTTCCTCTCTTTTgttcttcactttctgtgtacaaaaataccTATCGGAATATTATCCTtacggtgtttttttcttgcccggTTTTTATCTTTTCCTCTTCTTTCTTGGATAGGTACTCACATGCCTGTCTCATTTCACTTGGACACTGCTATACCCCGTAATCTCGGTTGTGTTATATTAATTGCTATTTTATACAAATGATACATTTATAGAAAAGGTCTTCAAATGATGACGGCCAAAAGTAAATATCCTTTTCATTAAGATTGCAAGAAATGAGGATCAAATTAAGGGCTATATTTAATCGGAATGTCTATCCGCTTTATATTAATTTGTTGCGTGTGAATACAAACTAAAGTAATGggtgccatttttttttaaattcacgaATTAAAACGTCTGTTAAAAACAGATACATACGGAAGCCCATTAGTGCCATGTTGCGTTTTTTAGGTCGTGGAACTGTTTCTCTCTTACCAGGTGAAAGAGAAACGCGTCCATGTGAAGAAAAAACGCGTCGTAGCACATAAGGGACTCCGTATTCTGCTTGTATTATAATCTATAATGATGGTGCAATTTGTTTATGTCACGAACCGAAACTATAACTGAAATGTTGAGAAATTAATactatgtttgtttttgttttatctataaaatattttaagcttGTACTTGGGACAGAGTTAGATTACCCTTAAAGTTTGTCTAATAAATCTACTCATTAAATTGCCGGCATCTGGACTTCGATTTGTTCtgctttgtctttttttttccatgttAAGTTCAATCACAAATCGCATTTTGGTCGATGAACTTTTCTGTACGACACATTGGTCATTAAACAATTTACAACCTCAGATATTATTCACACTTGGCGTAGCTGCATGGTGTTGTGTCCTTAAAGGtaacgtcataatgacgtcatggCCTGTCACGGTCACTTGACATCACATTAAAGGGGCACCACGtctaacctttgacctttgaccaaaCACCTAACCGATATCTTGCGAACGAAACATAGCACAGTGAAAATCGTTATGTAAGAGGCTTGGTCGGCCATACACTACGCCGTCACGTATCAAGTAAAATCACATAACAGATACTGGCCGTTGTTGAAGTCGTATACACGTACTAAGTACACGTCTGAGTTGATTCTTGgtacgtatacatgtacatagatcAAAGTTGAGGTGACGTCACTTTACGTCACCACGTGAACTGTCGTGATTTGTATTGTAAGTGTTGACCACTTACCTTAGATCTTACGACGGAAACATGCTTTTTTTATTCTtgcaattattgttttgtacatGTCATAATTTGAATACGTTAGAATGTCGTATCTATGACGTCTGGGGCGTCACTTGATAACAACTTTAATAAAGGTCTTACATAGGGTAGAGGAGTCTGTCTCCTGCCATCAAACGCATTCTCATGATCAATCTAGCTTGCTATCTTCTTTCTTGGTGATATGGATCTATGCCgatgtcagatgcaattgtgtccgccatgcaatactgtccgctccagacacttttgcatatgcagttgtgtccggggctatgcaaaaaccgtccggtagACATgtctccacttcagagggagccgtttctcacaatgtttttatactaccaacctctctccattacttgatACCAATAAAAattaaggttttgtgctaataattattttgagtaattaccaatagtgtccaatgcctttaataggGAGTGGTGTGTCCATGTGGATGTAAAACTCAATGGGCCCTCATATTGTTCACATCAAAATAcccatacatgtaatgtattgaCAGTGGGTTTTGGTTTGTGTAACGTGAAGTGGCACTGTGGAGAGGAGCACAACATTTTTGCCGTCCAGTAATGACGATGTTTACGGAGGTCTGGAGGTGCCATCCGACTTTATTGAGATCCTTAAGTAATTTATTGCAGAATGACGCCATCATAAACGTAAGATGACGACATCTTGAGATGTCCCTTTTATCCTGAAAGTACAGCTTCTTTCCCATGATGATTTATCTTTGGTTGTCGACATTTTCAGGATTTGCATCACGCTGAGATAATGTATCTCGGGGAAATCGACCTTTTACTCTCGACATCGTAAGAATAGAAGTTATCGCAACACAAACAGGGGTGTTAATTTAACACCATGGGTGTTGCAACACATAGATACAAACAAAAGGATCACAATTTGCACaatagggtgttaaaataacatgctttgtctttaaaaacaattacatttgtGTCATTTTTAACATCCTAttgatgttaattttgattttctGTTCGGTATAACACCTAGGCCAatggtgtaaattttaacaccacagttttttttttgcagtagGAAGATGACATCTTACTTAAGGATGTCGTCATCCCAAGATCAACCATCCCAGGGTGACGTTATCTGAAGTCAAGGTGGCGTCGTCGTCTGCAGAGTACAGTATCGGGATCTCAATATATCGAATGGCACGTCCAGAGTTCCGTACTTTATTATGTTGAAACCCGTTGCCATTAATTTACATGCATAACCTGTGTGTGTAGTTGTCATTATGGGGTTATCTTTTAAGCCTATTATTGTGGGATCAGTtttaaagacctggacactattggtaataattgtcaaaacttatcaaccagttatggtatgtttTGGTATTATATCATATTAACTtgttaatatgtttttacatgctgaaatcattttcgtcttactcaggcgaaaattattttgtgacttgttttactcaattctcaataactacgagacctcagtaagtaatatttgaagggaagctttccgctgtcattatcttcaaaccatggtGGTAGAAATAacaccctgtaagtttaatgtaaatccgtggacattttgaaaaagtacccggtgtggcggtttcagtcttccgccgtgttcagttttccgggtgacgtagtcggacatatcagcacgttgttcgaacggttttagctttccggcgtgttcagttttccgggtgacctgtcagataccgccgcgagtaccctggcgagtactgtagttctctcagcagtgaccccaaattgtttatattacgattcttttctgtgtagtcacataatctcttggcCCCATcgttacatgtattcatgggcaCAACTTTAGgcgcaggtcacactctgcttgcataaaaaaaaaaactcatacgatccacgcgtttgccgctagttgtactcgactcgtggacgccgccatgacagctaccggagggtaacggatggctcaatacggcactaaaaattgactattttcgcttgctgtgcgcaggcatctcatgacgtaatgctaccgtatttggtcattcggaaaactgaacacagcggaaagttgaaagcGCCACACCGGATCCTTTAAGAGATTATTATGCAATGACCAGCAATACCTGGAATGTACATGTGTTGACAAGGGATTGGTTTTTTGACCTGACGTTTGAAGATGTGATTAGTGTTGCGTCACGTAATACGTTGTGTAAAGATCATCTATTATACACTGTACATGGCTCTTGTATTGTGTTACACGTGTACGATATCGCAACGGAATGTGCCAGCACTCTTTTTCACAATAATAGCCCTAGCCCAACATCGACACACCCATTACCCCCACTTTAGTACCAACAAGAGAACATCATCATTTGACgaagaaaacaatcaaaatggcGTCTTACAAGTTAGAATATTTTGATGTTCGTGGCCGCGGAGAGGTCACACGTATGCTGTTAGCTTTGGCCGGCAAGAAATTCGAAGATGTACGGATCTCACTGGAACAGTATACTGATGAATATAAGAAAAGTAagtgacaattttatttttttattgttttttagttCAGGAGGATTCTAAAACTAATTGTGCGCAACAAATAACTTTTTGGGGGATTATTTAAAAAGTTGTGTTCATATAGCTCGACGGGCCCTATTGTTATAGCAAACAATTCTAACCGCCAAAAGGTATCGTACATTGTTTAATGATAGTCAGAAAACGTACTGGATATAAAGTTCatagtatttttgtttctgattAGAAGTGTTTCACTTTGGAATAAAGTCATTTTCGATTAGACTGTTATCgaaaaaatcctttaaaaacgCAACAGCTGATTTAATTGTTTCTAAATGATATATGAACACACTCCCGTTGACTCAAAAAAAAACCGCATTGAACCTAAATTGTAAAAAGGTtgatcacacacacaaaaaggaagACTGTTTAATAGTTTAAATATTTGTCTGactataattgttttttttttaatgcagagCTTCCTTGTGGACAACTTCCTGTATTTGATGTAGACGGCAAGCAACTCGTTGACAGTGCAGCTATTAATTCTTACCTCGCTAGAGAGTTTGGTAAGTAtatttattaacaattatttcttGTTTCCTATATGTAAGTAATTAATTCGAGAATGAACCCAAAAAACTACTGCTCTCTCATGGATCCCAGATCATATAAAAGTGGACAAGTATAACTTAAAGAGTTTTAGGGAactgtttgattattttaaaggcactggacactattggtaattggtaagCAAGTCTGCGCGAATTCGAACATTGCGACCCCTTCAACTGCTCaaattatgggtgcgttcgattaccttccccgggtcgaccccgatcttCCCCCGGTAAGTTGACGTAAATCCTGGGGCTCACCGGGTCAACCCCAAGTGCCCGGCTTGTGCAATGGGTCACCTGGGGCTGGTCTtgggtgcatgacgtcaccactagagggtgagtgatcgttcgattagctctttaCATGGGCTCACCCGattgagcaccgcggggtcgaccagggaagctaatcgaacgcaccctaactTTCCTCCACTGGGTGGTTAAAAAGCGATGAAGGCCTACGTACGTGTGACCCAAAAAAGTTCAAAACTCGCGAGACTGGCACTGCGGGGGCCGCCATGGTTAAATCATTGATTGATTACCCTATTTAAGTATTCGGTGATCGATCACACAGTGAGTTTGCACTATGATGAGAAATGCCAAGTTGACCTTTTTTTGTGTCTTTGTCTTTCAGGGTATTACGGTTCTAGCAGTTGGGAGGCCGCACTAATTGACCAAGTTGTTGGCGTTGTTAGCGATATTTGGACCCCTCTTATCGagacagtttttatgccagACGAAGCAGCTCAGGTGAGGACTTAAGGGATCTGTATACGTATGGTATTGACTCTGAAAGTGTATGGCAATTAAAGCTTTACGTGGTAAGATCTGCTTTACGTAATGTGTATGTTCGATGTCCCTTCAGGGGCACCGTAAGTTCGCAATGATGATCTACCATGATGTACGCGCGTCAAAATTTTAAACCTTCGCGTTTTTCAGCTGGGGATAAATCATTCTAAATCTTTGATGTGTCTTCTTATTTATCTCCTTAGATAGCAAAGCAGAAGGAGCTCTTTGATGGAAAAGTTCAGGGTTTCATGAAGTTTCTTGAAGATGCGCTGTGCAAGAATGGGGAGGGAGATGGGTTCTTCGTTGGTGATAAGGTGGGTGTGTCTTTGCTTTGGGGGTAATGCGGACATCACGTCACAAGGAAACTCTGTTTTGATAGTCTTAGTTTATAGGGAGCAACCCCAGGAATTGCACACCATGTTGGACGGTTCAAATAGCCATTTGCTCCATAGTAAGCTAGAAGGTTTAATGAGCAGATGGGGAAAAGTGTTGGAACCCACAGAAACCTTGTGAGCACAGGCTGTCAGCTGGAAGCCTGCTGTACGAAGAACAAAAGCCCCACTTAATACCCGAGGGTTAGATCTGGGTTAGTCTGTATTCCTATATACAATTTGTGCACGTAATGAGAGTGACAAAATCAGACTCTCAACAAAAAAGTTACACTCAGGGaccggaccccccccccccaaccccctccGGTCAGGGATATGACGGACTTTGACTCCTCCAGGGCGTTGCATTTTGAATTAACAGTGAACAGTGAATTAAATAAACAGGGCTTTTGCTATACTCTCCATcacttaaatacactggacactattggtaattgtcaaagaccagtcttctcacttggtgtatctcaacataaatatgcataaaataacaaacttgtgaaaatttgagctcaatcgatcattaAAGTTGAGagataagttgtgtgctttcagatgcttgatttcgagacctcaaattctaaacttgaggtctcgaaatcaaaatcgtggaaaattaagttctttctcgaaaactacgccacttcagagggatccgtttctcacaatgttttatacaatcaacaggttttttgccattaattattttgagtaattaccaatagtgtccactgcctttaaaggttttaCTCATGAAGAGTAATCCCATAACAATGTGCTGAGTGGTTTTGGAAAATAAACCGACCTGAGTTTATGATATTAATGACATTGTATGACAGGGATCTAGATCCGTGTgtgagctgggcccaatttcatggctctgcttaccgcaaaatTATGCGCTTACGTTATCATAGAATAATTGTGTGCCACAATGGtaccgtaagcgcagaactctgtggtaagcagagccatgaaattgggccctgattgctTGATAGCCAATACAGTTATTTGTTAAACTGTTAATATTAATATAGCTAACCTATAGAGGGCGCTTGGACCCGGCAATAGCAATTTAAACATTGtcttttggtttattttgttgttgacagaTCTCTCTTGCTGATCTGAATTTTCACACCGCCATGGAAAGTCTGGAGAATCTAAAATACACCGACAAGAACTTGGATAAATATCCCAAGTTAGCAGCCCTCCGAACTCGCATCTCTGCCGATAAAGGCCTCTCTGAATATCTCGCTGCAAGACCGACGCGTCCTATATAGACTAACTATGATGAACAACCATGAACAGGGTCTAATGTGTAAagagtaagcacaaaaagaagctaagcccaacaaaataataatgctttccagaataaggttaccagccaaataacATTGTTCGACATGTACGATTTAATTGtgcctggtatcctgctcatgcTT contains:
- the LOC117304066 gene encoding cysteine-rich and transmembrane domain-containing protein 1-like, whose amino-acid sequence is MGEPPPPYEQTAPAYPPPQPGHQGSYPPPQPGHQGTYPPPQGAYPAPHQQQPGPYPPPGAHHQGGYPKPAFQQQPGYGYPQQQGGGYPAQHGYQQQPPAQTILVVDNSAAQRRQDKQDADDACCMMALCAICLCCLLNN
- the LOC117304098 gene encoding S-crystallin SL11-like, with the protein product MASYKLEYFDVRGRGEVTRMLLALAGKKFEDVRISLEQYTDEYKKKLPCGQLPVFDVDGKQLVDSAAINSYLAREFGYYGSSSWEAALIDQVVGVVSDIWTPLIETVFMPDEAAQIAKQKELFDGKVQGFMKFLEDALCKNGEGDGFFVGDKISLADLNFHTAMESLENLKYTDKNLDKYPKLAALRTRISADKGLSEYLAARPTRPI